The Mercurialis annua linkage group LG2, ddMerAnnu1.2, whole genome shotgun sequence genome contains a region encoding:
- the LOC126666983 gene encoding probable aspartic proteinase GIP2, translating into MASLQIFLPLLFILNLLSVHAQIQIPVTKDPSTLQYLTQIKISQIPTNLVIDLSGSFLWLDCKNFHRRIIPSCSIECSMAKPGKNSCNKLSSCDLLTENVITQLLKTGVLTESKLTLRSVSNSGRNINSGDFLFACAPNSLLNGLPSGVQGMLGLGRTPIALTSQLASAFDFPKKFSTCFSSSNGVILFGNVGSDSVSDPELLRSLTYTPLVKNPDGNSQEYLIKVNSVKIGGKRLEGIIGTTKISSVVPYTILESSIYEEFIKVYLKDAKAMNLTKVPPVSPFGLCFSSKGVEKSKLGPVVPVIDLVLQSEMVKWRFHGRNSMVEVNDEVMCLGVLDGGLGLKNSIVIGGFQLEDTLLEFDLSTSMLGFSLPLLMRNNSCSNLLLDSMVESL; encoded by the coding sequence ATGGCTTCTCTTCAAATTTTCCTTCCCCTTCTCTTCATCCTCAACCTCCTCTCAGTTCATGCTCAGATTCAGATTCCGGTAACCAAAGATCCTTCAACTCTTCAATACCTGACCCAAATTAAAATTTCCCAGATACCCACCAACCTTGTAATCGATCTCTCCGGTTCATTTCTCTGGCTCGATTGCAAGAATTTTCACAGACGTATAATACCCAGTTGCTCCATTGAATGTTCCATGGCGAAACCCGGGAAAAATAGCTGCAATAAACTATCAAGCTGTGATCTTTTAACAGAAAATGTCATCACCCAGTTATTAAAAACAGGGGTTCTCACAGAATCCAAACTAACACTCAGATCTGTGTCAAATTCAGGTAGAAATATAAATTCCGGTGACTTTTTATTCGCTTGTGCACCTAATTCTCTTTTGAACGGCTTACCAAGTGGTGTTCAAGGTATGTTAGGGTTAGGAAGAACACCAATTGCTTTAACATCTCAGCTTGCTTCAGCTTTTGATTTCCCCAAGAAATTTTCTACTTGTTTCTCCTCCTCTAATGGAGTTATACTGTTTGGTAATGTGGGTAGTGACTCAGTTTCCGACCCGGAACTTTTGAGGTCACTAACGTACACACCTTTAGTTAAAAACCCAGATGGTAATTCACAAGAGTATCTCATCAAAGTTAATTCTGTCAAGATTGGTGGAAAGAGATTGGAGGGTATTATTGGAACAACAAAAATAAGTTCAGTTGTTCCTTATACGATTTTAGAGAGTTCAATTTATGAGGAATTTATTAAAGTTTATTTGAAGGATGCAAAAGCTATGAATTTGACAAAAGTGCCCCCTGTTTCACCGTTTGGGCTCTGTTTTAGCTCGAAAGGAGTTGAAAAATCGAAGCTGGGTCCGGTTGTTCCGGTAATTGATTTAGTTCTGCAAAGTGAGATGGTCAAGTGGAGGTTTCATGGCCGGAATTCTATGGTGGAGGTGAATGATGAGGTGATGTGTTTGGGGGTTTTGGACGGCGGATTGGGTTTGAAGAACTCGATTGTTATCGGAGGGTTTCAGTTAGAGGATACCCTTTTGGAATTTGATTTGAGTACTTCTATGTTAGGGTTTAGTTTGCCACTTTTGATGAGAAATAATTCTTGTTCTAACTTATTGCTGGATTCCATGGTTGAGTCCTTGTAA